A single Struthio camelus isolate bStrCam1 chromosome 6, bStrCam1.hap1, whole genome shotgun sequence DNA region contains:
- the NIFK gene encoding MKI67 FHA domain-interacting nucleolar phosphoprotein, translating into MAAVEAAAVVTAVPAEAEAVTVAPLLALEPRLQREFQQQVQRVRQNRAAKERLVAGTVYVGHVPRGLGEPQLREYFGQFGTVTRLRLSRSKKTGGSKGYGFIEFESDDVAKIVAETMNNYLFGERLLKCQFIPPERVHENLFKDCDRKFQKPSQPAVSRYNRIRSISEKAKMARRLLRKEKLLRKRLAEKGLDYDFPGFAAQELPIKKKKVKKSKPKLNVSLNSQDPTPVCTPTVLERRKAHEADDDTEDNEITIRLPPNSVKNAVQRPKKQTRKKNVKKQK; encoded by the exons ATGGCGGCGGttgaggcggcggcggtggtgacGGCGGTCCCGGCCGAGGCCGAGGCGGTGACGGTGGCgccgctgctggcgctggagccGCGGCTGCAGCGCGAGTTCCAGCAGCAGGTGCAGCGGGTCCGGCAGAACCGGGCGGCCAAG GAGCGGCTGGTGGCGGGGACCGTGTACGTGGGGCACGTCCCGCGGGGGCTGGGCGAGCCCCAGCTCCGCGAGTACTTCGGCCAGTTCGGGACCGTCACGCGGCTCCGGCTCTCCAGGAGTAAGAAG ACTGGAGGTAGCAAAGGCTATGGATTTATTGAGTTCGAATCTGATGATGTGGCAAAGATTGTTGCAGAAACAATGAACAACTACCTCTTTGGAGAAAGACTTCTAAAGT GTCAGTTCATACCTCCTGAAAGGGTCCACGAAAACCTTTTCAAAGACTGTGACAGAAAGTTTCAGAAGCCTTCTCAGCCAGCAGTCAGTCGTTACAATAGGATACGTTCCATCAGTGAGAAGGCAAAGATGGCAAGGCGACTACTACGGAAGGAGAAACTTTTACGGAAGAGACTGGCTGAAAAGGGGCTTGATTATGACTTCCCAGGATTT GCTGCGCAAGAGCTTcccataaagaaaaagaaagttaaaaaatccaaaccaaagCTGAATGTTTCTTTGAACAGTCAG GATCCTACTCCAGTCTGTACTCCTACAGTGCTTGAGCGCCGGAAAGCTCATGAGGCAGATGATGACACAGAGGACAATGAAATAACTATCAGACTGCCCCCCAACAGTGTTAAGAATGCTGTGCAGAGACCCAagaaacagacaagaaaaaaaaatgtgaagaaacaaaaataa